One segment of Rhodococcus opacus B4 DNA contains the following:
- a CDS encoding tyrosine-protein phosphatase, with translation MSDERSVGARRNQLDPRIPIPGTTNVRDVGGYPTGDGKRTAMGRLYRSEVLGLSGSGAESLWDELRTEDYQCLRLRSIVDLRSHREARMIPSAWDRATGAQLVHAPIPEGVEGSETDFMRLLRDGKITTFDEEDLGRWYQLVLRRRTDVLGEVIRVLSNPHHLPALVHCHAGKDRTGLVVALVLEVVGVPRNVVTADYALTSRYRPDRAAEHAALLEHLGIHVDDVRSLWEAPARAMESALEFLDITYGGVAAYLTNECSVTPAHIESLRAQMLEDA, from the coding sequence ATGAGTGACGAACGCTCGGTGGGGGCTCGACGGAACCAGCTCGATCCCCGGATCCCGATTCCTGGCACTACCAACGTCCGAGACGTCGGCGGATACCCCACAGGCGACGGAAAGCGGACCGCGATGGGCCGGCTGTATCGATCGGAGGTTCTCGGGCTTTCCGGATCCGGTGCCGAATCGCTATGGGATGAGCTCCGCACAGAGGATTATCAGTGCCTTCGTCTCAGGTCAATTGTCGACTTGCGGTCGCACCGCGAGGCCAGAATGATCCCGTCTGCCTGGGATCGAGCGACCGGCGCACAACTGGTTCACGCTCCGATCCCCGAAGGTGTCGAAGGTAGTGAGACTGACTTCATGCGCCTGCTGCGGGACGGCAAGATCACCACATTCGACGAGGAAGATCTCGGCCGGTGGTACCAACTGGTGCTACGTCGCCGCACCGACGTGCTGGGTGAGGTGATCCGAGTACTGTCAAATCCGCACCACCTCCCGGCTCTCGTGCACTGCCACGCTGGAAAGGATCGAACCGGCCTCGTTGTGGCCCTTGTTCTGGAAGTGGTCGGCGTGCCGCGGAACGTCGTGACCGCCGACTACGCACTGACAAGTAGGTACCGACCCGACCGGGCGGCCGAGCATGCTGCTCTGCTCGAGCACCTCGGAATCCACGTCGACGACGTTCGGTCCTTGTGGGAGGCGCCGGCGCGGGCGATGGAGTCGGCGCTCGAATTCCTCGACATCACCTACGGGGGAGTCGCTGCCTACCTCACGAACGAATGCTCAGTCACCCCCGCGCACATCGAGTCACTGCGCGCCCAGATGCTGGAGGATGCATGA
- a CDS encoding phosphotransferase family protein, with translation MNPTTLTEPSMAGDIAEALRAGGSLPEGGNVEQCRALPLGAGQLADSYRVELTYTPGPSGPSSVFVKLPPSDTHSAATASRIGAFDRERFFYAELRPRLDIRTPRFLGSLPRGDGPPGLILQDLSSSTRPLDQLRDGTIEQVESVADQLAGLQAPFWDDEDAVGGTDRFYNRTEDHITGLAERYEQSWHRHRDTVGALLDPQQRQLIETFGHHCLSWASGIRGPRTLVHQDLRLDNLLWGDAGAWIVDWQTLAWTSPAWDLAFFLGTALDPDTRRRVEQRLLEAHVSALHDRGVQGWDIDTAEREHWRLSGSVLIAMVAALAFVQPTARGFEMFASLIHRGAQQALDHDLLSFI, from the coding sequence ATGAACCCCACCACCCTAACCGAGCCCTCTATGGCGGGTGACATCGCCGAGGCTCTCCGAGCTGGTGGATCGCTGCCCGAAGGCGGGAATGTCGAGCAGTGCCGAGCGCTGCCACTCGGGGCCGGCCAGCTTGCCGACAGCTACCGCGTCGAGCTCACCTACACCCCCGGGCCGTCAGGCCCGTCGTCCGTGTTTGTAAAGCTGCCCCCCAGCGACACACACTCGGCAGCAACGGCATCCAGAATCGGCGCATTCGATCGGGAGCGATTCTTCTATGCAGAACTCAGACCGCGCCTCGACATCCGGACACCGAGGTTCCTTGGCAGCCTTCCCCGAGGGGACGGTCCGCCCGGGCTGATTCTGCAGGATCTCTCCTCCTCCACCCGTCCCCTGGACCAACTGCGCGACGGTACGATCGAACAGGTTGAATCTGTCGCAGATCAGCTGGCGGGACTCCAGGCCCCCTTCTGGGATGACGAGGATGCCGTGGGTGGCACCGACCGCTTCTACAACCGAACCGAAGACCACATCACGGGTCTCGCTGAACGCTATGAACAGTCGTGGCATCGGCACCGGGACACCGTCGGCGCTCTCCTAGACCCACAACAGCGGCAACTCATCGAGACATTCGGTCACCACTGCCTCAGCTGGGCGTCCGGAATTCGAGGGCCCCGCACACTCGTGCACCAGGACCTTCGCCTCGACAATCTGCTGTGGGGTGATGCCGGCGCCTGGATAGTCGACTGGCAGACGCTGGCCTGGACCTCACCCGCCTGGGACCTCGCATTCTTCCTGGGCACTGCACTCGACCCCGACACTCGCCGCCGAGTGGAACAGCGACTGCTCGAAGCGCACGTGAGTGCGCTGCACGACCGCGGCGTACAGGGGTGGGATATCGATACCGCAGAGCGTGAGCACTGGCGGCTCAGCGGCTCCGTACTTATCGCCATGGTTGCCGCACTCGCATTCGTGCAGCCCACCGCGCGCGGTTTCGAAATGTTTGCCTCACTCATCCATCGCGGTGCCCAACAGGCACTCGACCACGACTTGCTGTCTTTCATCTGA